Within the uncultured Draconibacterium sp. genome, the region CCCGGTCGAAATGATTGCGGCTGAAACCCAAAACTTCAGTGAAAAAATTAAACGATACATTATAAAAATAATAATGGGCGCCTAAGGTTTGCAAAAAAAGCAGAAAAGCAGCCATAAAATATGACATAGTGGAAAACCTGAATTTATTATAAGTACCAACTGCAAGCAGGCAAATAAAAAGAGGCGATAAATTAGCAGCAAACCAATAAGCCCTGTTGTGGGGGCAAAAGGCCAAAGCTATAAACCAAATACAGTAGGCAGCAAAAAGTATAACAGGAATCCGGGATTTCATTACCAAAAATTTAACGTTTATATTTCTATGTAATACCAAATTTATATCGAGGTGAGCCTTAAATAATTTAAGAATGTTTGTGTTTAGGCAAGGCAGAAAATTGAGGCATAGCACCAGTTCTGTTGAAATTTTCTAACGAAGCATAAACGCAAAGAAATGAAATTATAAGGCTCATTTTGGTGTAATTTTGGTATAAGTTTAAGCATTAATGCCGACCCTTTAAACAGTATACATTCCCGAAATGTACATTTTTACTTTTTGACTTTCTGTTTTTACGATTTGACCACAAGCGCCAAACCCAATCCCATACATTTAAACAAAAAATTAAAACCAAATTATTATGAAATTAAAAATTCTATCACACACACTTTTAGCCTGTACTTTCTTTTTTATTTTATCATGCGATTTAACTGATAGCGATGACCTGGGAGGCAGCCAGTCGGAAATGGGAGAAACAGGAAATACGTTTAGTACCTCATCTTCGTTGCCGGGAGCCTCAAATGCATCGGCAACAATTACAGAATTGAATAATGGTGTTTCAACACTTACCTATTCTGTTAGTGTCACCAACAATTCGTACCTAAGCCTCATTCAGTCGTTAAGCGGTCCCTCAGTTTCGGGAAATACCGTAACCGGCGAGGGAAAATACCGCTTTACCAGCGAAGGTATTGAGGCTGTTTATGACGACGGGACTCTTACCCTGGTAGATTACGGTGCAAAAGTTGGCGACGTTTATACCTGCACCCATGGAAATGCCAATATAAAACGAGAAGTAACCGAAGTAGCTACAGAAGATGATTTCTTTTGGGGTGGAATGATGATAAAAACCATAGAAGTTGAAGAAACGGGCCGGGGCATACCTGGGGTATCAAAAATTGTTTACCGTTACAACCACAAATTTGGCTTAGTTAACGCAAAGGCATTTTTTGAAGACGGCACATCTGCAGGCACACTGGTTTACAGCGATTCGCAAAATTAACTCTGCCCGTCCTTTTTGATATATCTCTTTCCGATACTTGTTTTTTATAAAATCCAAAATCAATAGTAGTTATACCAATAGTAGTTTAAATTAAGACTGGTAAACCTAATTGTGCATTTTGAGAATGGAATTTAGAAGCTGTCTGAAAATTATCATACCATTTTCAGACAGCTTCTTATAGTAGAAGAATTAAATACAGTGATAATTACAATTAACAATGGAGTGCAACATATTTCTATTCCCCTATAAAACACGTGCTATCGCAGTTATATTGCTAATTCTATCTGCCGTTTGCGCTTATTTTTATTTTTGGGGAGGGAAGCCCGAATTTTTTAACACAAAAATTTTCGCGTTGGTAAGTGTTTACCTCGAAACCAGGTACTTTGTAATTGCACAAACAAATGCACTTGACGAAATGGCAGCAATATTGTTTATAACAGGAGTTGCCCTATTCTCTTTTTCTAAACTGAAAAAAGAAATGCCCGAATATAATCAGCTACGGATTAAAGCATTATTTCATTCAATTTTAGTTACACTAATTATCTGGATACTAAGTTTTCTCCTGATATACGGAATGGCCATTTTTCTTGCTTCCTCAGTAATATTTATTTTCTACCTTATAACCTATAACTTGTTATTTTATTTCAGTATTGTAAGATTCAAACATCTGACAAAGCTTAATAAGCAATAATGGCTATTATCGGATCACATCGAAAATCCGGTGGATTAATATTTCAAATTTCTACAGAGATGCGGCGCAGGAAGGTTTTGCTTTTCAATCTACTTTAGCATTTGCGCCTTGTTAAAATACAGAACCTATTTACCTGGGCGACGCAATTGCCTGTCGACAATTAGCTTTGCCCAAGGCTGAATTAAACAGCACTTTCAGCGCTGTAAGTTGAAACATACGAGAAATATAAAGCACTGAAAGTGCGACTTACTTTAGCCCGGGGCATACGATTCCGAATGGCATTCGGAAGAGTTTCCCCCGGGTTAAAAATAGGTGAACACCAAAGGCGCAATCGGTAAGTTCTATGAAACGGAATGATTGTTTGCGCCGCAATTCACTGGCGTTGATAAAATAATCCTCCACCAGATTTTCCATGTGATCCCTATTATCCGCCTCTTTGAAAAAGAGAAAATATCATTAGCTTTACGTACTGACAGATAAAGAGATGTACAAAAATAGTTTATACGGAAAAGAATGGCACTGGCGTAACGTAAAAATGGAAACACGGGATGCTGCTTATTTTTTGTTATAAACTGAAAAGGGATTTGTCGTATTCGCGGGGCAAGTCCCTTTTTGTGTTTTAATATTGATAATATAAAAGGAAAAGATTCCTCGCTTTGCTCGGAATGACACTTTGTGTTGTGTTTTGGGAGTTTTGCAGGCGGAATACCGCCTGCAAAACTCCCCGCACCTAAATAAGCTTGTCATTCCGAACGTAGTGAGGAATCTCTTAACTGAATACATAAACCAATAAAATAACAAATCATGACTAGACAAAAAAAGATTTTTCTTGATGAATCGGAAATGCCCAAACAGTGGTATAACCTGGCCCCCGATCTTCCATCGCCGTTGAATCCACCACTTGGCCCTGATGGAAATCCCGTTACGCCGGACATGTTGGCACCTGTTTTCCCAATGAACCTGATTGAGCAGGAAGTAAGCCAGGAACGCTGGATCGACATTCCTGAAGGTATTCGTGAAATTCTGGTACAATGGCGGCCAAGTCCGTTAATTCGTGCTTACGAACTGGAGGAAGCATTGGGAACACCGGCAAAGATCTATTACAAAAACGAAGGTGTTTCGCCAGCCGGTAGTCATAAACCAAATACTGCTGTGGCGCAAGCCTGGTACAACAAAGAGTTTGGTATTAAAAAACTAACTACCGAAACCGGTGCCGGACAGTGGGGATCTGCCCTGTCGTATGCCTGTGCACAGATTGGCGGCATTGAGTGCAAAGTTTTTATGGTGCGTGTAAGTTTCGATCAGAAACCTTTCCGCAAGATGATGATGGAAACCTGGGGCGGCAACTGTATTGCAAGTCCGAGTACGGAAACACAAGCCGGTCGCGATATTTTAGCACAGTTTCCTGATACACCGGGAAGTTTGGGAATTGCCATTTCAGAAGCTGTTGAAGCTGCGGTTACCGATCCTACCGGTGGTACCCGTTACTCATTGGGTTCGGTGCTGAATCACGTGATGTTACACCAAACAATTATTGGTTTAGAAGCTAAAAAACAGCTGGCCAAAGTGGGAATTAAAAATCCGGATGTAGTGATTGGCTGCTGCGGTGGCGGTAGCAACTTCGCAGGTCTTTCATTCCCGTTTATGTACGATAAAATTCATGGTGCCGATATCCAGATTATTGGAGCCGAACCATTTAGTTGTCCGACTTTAACAAAAGCACCGTTTATTTACGATAACGGCGACGTGGCACAAATGACTCCGCTTTTGGCCATGAACAGTTTGGGGCACAACTTTATTCCTGCACCAATTCACGCAGGTGGTTTGCGTTACCACGGAATGGCTCCGCTGGTAAGTGCAGCACTAAAAGATGGTTTAATGGATGCCATTGCTGTTCACCAAAGCGAATGTTTCGAGGCCGGTTTGTTATTTGCCAAAACTGAAGGTATTATTCCTGCACCGGAAACAACGCACGCCATTGCCGCTACCATCCGCGAGGCTAAAAAAGCCAAGGAAGAAGGAAAAGAGAAAACGATCCTGTTCAACTTCAGCGGACATGGTTTAATGGATCTTGTTGGTTACAATAAATATTTGGGAGGTGAATTGCACGATTACGAATATCCGGAATCGGAAATTGCAGCCAACCTGAAAAAACTGGAAGGTTATCCGCTACCAAAATAGGAATATTGGAAAATTAGAATATTAGAATTAGCGCACTGTAAAACTGCAGTGCGCTTTTCTTTTCAATTCCAAACTAAATCAAATTAATCTATAATACCAATATCGTTATGTAATGCCGCATAAATTTATTATCTTCGATCATGGGAAAGAAAGCCTATTTGGAGATAAAAGAATCGGTAGCTGAGCTACAAAAACTGTTGGTAAAACAAAAATCATTTCAGGCAGGAAAACGGCTCAGGAGTTTAATTGAAATAAAATCCGGCAGGTTTAGTACCCGTCAAGAACTTGCAGACTATTTATGTGTGCACAAAAGGACTCTTGAAAGATGGATCAATAGTTACAAATCCGGAGGTATTTCAGAGTTGCTATCCGACAAGCCAAAAGTCAAACGATCAAAAATTATTACGCCTGCAATTCATCAAGGTCTTGAGCAAAGAGTCAATGACCCGCATAATCCGTTCCAGGGGTATTGGGATGCCCAGAACTGGGTATATCAGGAATATGGGGTAGAAATAAAATATCAACGTATCCGGGAATACCTGATAAAACATTTCAAAACCAAGGTAAAAAGCCCACGGAAATCACATATTAAGAAAGACAAACAGGCCGAAGAAGCCTTTTTAAAAACTACCAAACACATTCCACGCACTTAGAAAGAGTCTGGATAAAAATAACTACAACAGTGTTAACTTGTATTTTCAAGATGAAAGCCGCTTTGGGCTGATGAGCCATATTGGAAAATGTGTGACAGCCCGTGGGGTGAGGCCGGTTATTAGCTACCAGCACAAATTTGCATCTACCTATTTGTATGGCAGTTATTCTCCTGTTAATGGTGATTCGTTTGTTTGGGAGATCGATGGTGTCAATGTGAATATATTCGAGGCTTACTTAAATGCCTTTTCCAAACACAAGCCAGAAGAATATAAGATTGTAGTTGTTGACAATGCGGGGTTTCATTCTACAAAGAACATAGAGGTACCGAGCAATATATATTTGCTAAATATTCCACCTTACACCCCGGAGTTAAATCCATGTGAACAAGTTTGGCAATACATTAAAACAAGGTTCAAAAACCAACTATTTGAGGACATGGAAAAACTAAGGCAATGGCTGTGGCGTATATCAAACAATATGGGAACAGAAACAATTAAATCGATTACAGGAAATCATCACTTCTTAAATGCATTTAATGCGGCATTTAATAACTAAATCGGTATAAAAAACTATTTCTTATTTATTTTTATCCGTGTAGCTGCCTCCGTTGAAATGGGCAAATTCAAAACGGCATGCTCATTCAGGCTCACTGTCTCCGACCAGTTTTCTCCGGCTTGAATAAGATAATCACCCGTTAAACCATTTAGTACGAGCGAAAGCTGGTGCTCATCGCCGCTACGATTTTCTATCAAAAACTCGATCTTTTCTCCATCCTTATCAAATTGCACAGATTGATTCTTCTGAAATCCATCCCGTTTCAGAATAACATCAAATTTTCGGTCATTGTCCCGAAAATAGAGTTTCTGACGCAAGCCGTCTTTCGGAATAACACTGTAGGAATTCCCTACTTTTTGAAGCTCTCCTCCATAGGCCACCATCCCAAATATTTCATCGTTTGAAACTACCGTTGCAGCAGTTCGTAGAGCTCCGCAATAGCCAAGATCAATCTCGCCATCGTAAGTCCATGGACCTCTGCCCTGTGTTTTCTGCATCCAGTTACGTGAATATTTCTGCGGCTCAAAAGCCCAGCCCGACGCGCCGTCATTTTCTTTCCCCGGAAACCAGAATCCGTAATCTGTTTCCGGTGTTCCTGAATTAATCAGGGCAAACGAACTTAAATACGACTGGTAACCCAATCGAATATTGACTGCCGGCGAATCGGAAAAATACAAGCCATAATCCAGTATCGACCAGCCGCCCATTTGAGCCATGTAATCGAGTACGTATCCATCGCTCCTTCCTCGGTAATCGCTTCCCAAAAAGTAGTACATCGGTTCAATGGTTCCGCGCTGTGCAATGTTTGCCTCGTTCTGGCGCTCCATAAAATCGGCGGCATCCTCCTTTTTTACAGCCGGATGCGAATACCAACGTTTGTAATTTTTATCGAACCACAAATTCGAATCGGGCTTCATTTCATTCAGCACCCCGTATTTTGCCAGCGCATAACTCGACTCAAAAGCAGTGGCATCCACCGCATATTCCGAACGGAACGGGTACTCATCATCGTAAACAAAATACTTTACTTTTTTCTCCCACTCGCTTCGTAAAAATGAGGCGTCGCTTGCAAAACCTTTTTCTTCCAACACTTCAATTAGCTCAGGAATAAGTAGTTCGTTGTAACAGCCCCATTTATATGTTTCGTACCAAGGAAGAATTTCGTACGGATAAATAAAATAAGCTTTTGCCGTTTCTTTGGCTAACTTCAGATAACCATCGGCATCGCGAAATTTTGTGAGTTGCGGATACATGGAAGCAATCTGGTACATGTGATAATACATCATCATAATGTGTGGATAATCGTACGATCGCCACACGTGCATTTTAAAACGATTCTTGTCTTCGGTTTTTGCTTCTCTCGCTTTTTGGTCGCGGTTAACCAACCAGTTTGGCGTACCATAAACACCATACGGATAAGGTTCTTCCTCATCGGTTCGCTGCAAACCTCCCCAAACAAAATTTTCGATGTAATATTCAATGGCTTCAATCTCCTCTTTGTCCGGATAAACCACATTTTTCGATGCCAGAAACGGCGCTTTGCACAAACCCGGATCGTCGCAGGTAAGAATATATTCTAGACGACTTGTATCCAGATAATCCGCATTATCGGGGCCACGCAATTCGGCATTTTTCATGTCGTAAACACCAAATAATCCGTCGTACCATTTTGTGGAGTCGCGGTGTTGCTGACGATTTACAAGAAAAGCAGCACGCTTTTTATACAAGGTTTCCAGCGGTTCGGTAACGAAAAACTCCAATTGTGTTTGCAAATTATCGCCATAATTTATTATCAGTTTGTTTTCACCCAAATGATTGAACTTGACCTCATAAAAGTTAGTGCTGTCGTCCTTTTTACCAATAAACTTTATGTTGGTTTGGTCGCCTCCAAATTCGGGGTCAATGCTGTTAATCGCTTGTTTGGTGCGCAAAGCAATTTTTGCATTTAGGTTCGAAGGCACTGTCATTCCCGGCATTACTTCCACATCGATCAATCCCTCATCAACCAAAATATCGCGGATCTGATCGTAATCATCGGCCCAGCGGAATTTAAAACCATACGTCCGGGTTTCATTTGGCTGAATTAATTCCGAAGTATGGTATTGTCTCCACGTTCCCCGTTGTTCCTTATTTCCGGTACATGACGAATGGATAAATGCTTTAAAAATTCCCCTTTCGGAACGAATATGCGATGCGGTTGTCCAATATTCGAGCGAGGTGCCTTGCTGCGGAACCATAACTAAGTATGGTGCTACTCCCGTTGGACGCTCAAAATAAAAGAAGGAATTATCGCCGGCAATATGATGGTGTTTTATGGCACTCATCTCAAATATCTGTTGAGGATTTTCGCCATACGGACTTTGATAGGCAAGAGGAATTACCAGATCTTCAATCCGAACTGCCGACTCGTCGGTGTTGGTTAATTTAATCGTCCAAACCAACTGGCCATCTTCGAGGATGAAGTCCTGCTCCAACCGCAAGGCTTTCTGCAATTTCTCGCAAGAACTCCAATAATAAACGGTTTCATCATCCTTTTGGATTTTTGTACATCCATTAATCGATGCACGGATTGAATCGAGCTTTGTATTATGAATATAGCGAACCGTGATGTCTCCTAACTGCCCCCTTCTGCTAATATAATTTGTCGGATAAATATCGTCCGCCTTTCTCAACTCCGTCAAGCCATACTTTTGGGCTTGCAGAACAAAATCATTATTGCTGATTTTTAAGGTGTCGGAAACCTCTGCAAATACCGTTGAGTTTAAAAACGTAAAGAGAAAAAATAGGATGAAAAAACGAAAATATGAGCTGGCCATGATACGTGGTTTTTGATAGCTCAAGATATTAAAATGCACGAGGTTGACCTTGTACTTATGTTTAAAAATGTTGCACTTCGTTTAAACAGTCAAGTAATTTTTCATATCAAAAATCACAGTAATTAAACTGCTGCAATATTACTACGAAGTGGGCATTTTAAAAGAAAGCGTAAATCAATTCTTCGTTATCAGTTTTTAAAACATCGCGAATATCTGCGTAAAAGTGTTGTTTGCCAACCAATAACGCCGATAACTCCGTGGTGTAAGGTTCAACAAAATAATTGCCCTGCAGGTTTGCGTTTTCAATCCGGCCTTTTTTTACTTCGAGGTAGATTTCAAGTGTCCGCCCTTCAATTTCGATCTTATTGGTGAACGAATATTTTGGCGAGTAAGCCCAACGCCAGTCCCAGGTTGCGAATTTTTCTTCAACCAGTTTGCTTATTGTTTCCTCATCGTCAGCAGAAATCGTATAACTTTTGGCTCCGCCTTTTTTCAGTTGTACACCAATCATAAAATCGATAAACGCCTCAATGTTCATTTCGTTTTTAAGGAACGGAAAAATATTGGCTACCTGGCTACGGTTCGATTGTACCGCTTTGCTAGTATATTTTCCCGGTATAACTTTTATACTGTTTCCCAGATTCTCCAGATCGGAGTTAAACAACAAGGTACCGTGGTGCAAAACACGGTTTTTAAAAACATGTTCTGCATTTCCCGATATCTTTAAACCTTCAATCAGTAAATCGTTTCTGCCCGATGTTGTGGCTTCAATATCCAGTTCGGCAAGTGCTTCCACCACCGGTTCTGTAAATTGTTTAAACGAAATCTCGGCCGGACTTTTTACATTTTTAATAAAAGCAAAATTTACATTTCCTGCATCGTGGTAAACTGTTCCTCCGCCCGAAATACGGCGCGCAACAGTAATATCATTCTCGCGTACGTAGCGGTAATTCACTTCACCCAACGCATTTTGGTGTTTGCCAACCACAACAGTTTTATCGCTTTGCCAAAGCATAAAAATATCGTCGTCGAAATTTTTTAACAGGTACTCTTCGGTAGCCAGGCAGTAAAAAGGATTGTTGTTTTTTAGATTAATGCAAAGCATCTCTTCAGTTTTATGTTCGGCAAAAATACAAAATGCCGGGCATAAAAAAACCATCCGTCGCTTGACAGATGGTTTTCTTTTTATGTATAGCATATTGCTAATTCACGGGCTTCAGCTTAACATTTACCTCGTTTGTGAATATGTCAATAGTCTTTTTTTCAATTTCATTCTTTTCGTAAGAAATATAACTGGCTACAATGTTGTATTCGCCTGGAGTAACATCTTCGAAATAGAAGTTCCCATCGAAATCGGTATAAGCTTTTTTGTCGGTTCCTTCCAGCTTTACTTCAACACCTACCAAGAGTTCGCCGGTCATTTCGTCGGCTACATTTCCGGTAATCATTACTGTTGATGGTTTATCAGCATTTGCCGGCTTGCTATCCTTATCATCGGCCAATCCGCTAAAAAATAAACCTGTTACTAAAATTAATGTTAGAAAAATCTTCATTTTATATTCCTTAATCTCTTTTAACATACAAAAGTAGAGCAGGGAATTTACACTGCAGTTACACAATTATTACAAATCGATTAATCTTTCATAATTGTACTGGTAGAGATCGTTTCATGCTTTTTGAATTTTGGTTATCGAAACTACAGATAAGATCGACTAATACATTGCAATTATTTTTTCAGCTTTTTAGGTAAAAAAAAGCCCCGCCGGAGCGGGACTCTAACCTAACCAAATTTATATGAAAAAAAACAATCGAAGTCTCAGTAAAGTATTGACAGCGCTTTATATTAGCTTAAGCTTCGTTCTGTTAACAGCTAAGGATCTAAGGGATCATTGCAATCAAGCATACACGATTCCGGTAATGGATAAAACTCCACATCATTACGGTTTAATCGTTCGCCCAATTTATAGGGTACATATCCTAATTCCATAATGCATCTTTTATCGAAATTCTTGTTGGTAATGTAATAACTCTGATCAAGCGTAGTTGTACACAGGGCCTTTTTCTCAGACGGAATGCCATAGTTAAAAATTAAACGTGCAGCATTTCTAAAATTGGTTGTTGTATGCCGTGCATGTGGTTCAATAATCAGCGCAGACTCGGGAATATTATACCGATTCATTAATTCATTTTTCATTTCGATGGCCTCGCAAAACGGCGTCTGAAAAGGATGTACAAATCCTCCCGAAAGAATAATATACGGTGCTAAACCTTTAAAATACCTGTCGGCAGCCAGCTTGCAGCGCATCATTCCGAGAGGACTGAGTGCGACTCCCTCTTCTTCAGGACCGTGCCCCGGTACTAAAATGACCGAATAAGGGTATTCTTCCCATTTTGTTTGAGCCACCTGTTTTACAGCCGCTGCGTTTTCGCCTAATTCCATCGGCTCAAAACGCGCCGCCTCATTTCTTTCATTTGCTTCCAATAGCCAAAGTGCAAAATCCAACGAAGACTCATAAAAAGAAAGGATATCATCTAAATCATCCAAAACATTCAAAGCTGTAATACTGAGTACTTTCTTGTAATAGTCGCTACGAACATTATAGCTTACAGAGTCGATATGAGGATATCGTGGTTTTTCCCCCGTGGCATAAACAGAAATGATGTGGTTTATACCATTTAATTCCTTTTGCCAGGCTTTTTGAATAAACTCCTGATCACTCAATTCATTGTTCAGGAAAAACTGATTTGTTGTACGAAGACTGTCGATTACTTTTGCCAACAAAGTCGTTTCAGAGAGTTCTAACCATTCGGCACTGCTTGCCTGCATATCAACGTCCGAAATTTGAAAGTAGGAGGCAATTGAATCTACCTCAAATAAATTGAAATTTTCTAAAGTCAAATTCTCCGTAAGAAACTGTTGTTTTGATTTAGCCAGCAGTTTAAATGATTCGTTTTCGCTAATTAAGCTTTTAATTTTTGGATGGCTTTGAACCAGGTTTAAAAAAGGGAAATTCTTTTGAAGAATAATCGCTCTTTTACTTACTGCTGAATGATCACTTGAACTGCTGACTATTGACTCCTGTGTACACGAGTCAAGTACAAAAAAAATCAGAAATACTAGTATTGAATAGCTGATAATACGTTTCATAGATTTCATCTTTTTCATTTTGAGATGAAGAAAGCCGGGAATGACTCCCGGCATTTCATGTATTAATCGTAATTCGGATTCTGTTGCATATCTCCCTGACAAAGGTCAATTTGGGTTTGAGGAATAGGTTGGTATTCGTTTTTACCAGCTGTAAAATAAGCGTTTGTAAGATGAGACCGCTTCAATTTTTCGGTATCGAAGTAGTTATTCATTACATCAGCAGCAATACCCCAACGAACCAGGTCGAAAAAGCGATGACCTTCCTGGGCAAACTCCAAACGACGTTCCATCTGCAAAGCTTCAACAGCTTCGCTCTTATTCGCAAACGAATCGTATGTATTAATCAAATAATTAGCTGCATCTTCTGAACCATCAACTGTTTGTACATATTGACTGTTTTTGGCACGCTCGCGAATCCTATTAATATACGTACGGCCTTCGTCAAGATTTCCCAACTGAATTTCAGCTTCAGCTTTCCAAAGAAGCACATCGGCATATCGGATTATGTAGTAGTTAAGCGCTGACACATAAGGCCAAACAGTTAAGAAGTAAGGTGAATTCTTCGAAATCATCCTCTTCTTAGGGCTAAACGGGCCATAAACGGTAGCTTCACGTGGAGTCCAGTCATAAATTCCCAAATCAAGGTAAGGAATTCCCGGGCGCGCCAAGGTATGATCAATACGAGGATCAAGATAATCTTCATCAGTTACATCCACATCATCAAAAGTTGGCAAGCCGTTTTCATCTGTACGGTATGCGTTCACCAAGTTCTGCGACGGACGAAGAAATCCATAGGCTGCATATGGCCCACCCGGAGGCATTAATCGATCACCAATACTTCCGTTGTAGTTACTTGGCGAACCATCGTTTATAGTTTGCTGAACTGAAAAAACTATTTCCTGTCCATTGTCGTTTTCCGGAAGAAAAACATGCTGAAAATCGGGTTCCAAATCGTATTTTCCGGAACCAATTACCTCATCGGCAGCACTTTTTGCTTCGCTCCATTTGCTTTCAAAAATATAGCACTTAGCCAAATAAGCTTTGGCAGCCATTTTTGTTGGACGCCCCGGATCATCCTGTGAATTTGGAAGCGTATTATAAGCTGCAGTAAAGTCAGCTTCAATTTTTGCCCACTGCTCATCGCTCGTTAAATCAGTATTTGCAACATGATAAAATTGTTCTTTGGTTTCAACAGTTTCATCTACCCAACAAATATTACCGTAAATCTTTTTAGCTTCAAAATGATAGTGACCTCGCAAAAACTGCATTTCGGCAATGCGCTGCGCTTTTAACGAAGAATCAAAATCTTTTGACTCATTCAGCAAACGAATAGCATTATTTGCACGACGAATTCCTTCGTATAACGCAAGCCATTTTCTTTCGATATCCATTACGGTAGGATCGGTTGCAAAAATCTCCATTAAATGAATCTGGTTTTGGTCGCCGGTTCCACCGCCACCTTTATATGCGTCGTCTGAAACCACATCTCCAAAATTCCAATTTGAGGCTGGTGAGTTAAAAGCATTCGACGCCTCATCAAACTGACCGTTTAAAACGGCATAGGCTGAAATTACTGTGCCTTCAATGTTTTCAGGAGTTAGAATCTGCTCCGGAGTTAACTCCCCAATGGGTGTCTCTTCCAGAAAGCTTTCTGAACAGCTTGCCAATACAAGCGATACTAAAAGTATATATACTATCTTTTTCATCGTTTTTAAAATTTAATCGTTTGTGGATAATTAGAAACCAACATTTACACCAATCAGGAAAGTACGTGCTGTAGGATATAAACCACGGTCTACACCGATATCGAGGTTACGCGAGTCGGAACTATAACTTTGAAGCCCTACTTCTGGATCCATTCCTTTGTAGCCGGTAATGGTAAATAAGTTTTGTGCCTGAACATAAACACGCAGGTTACTGCTGTGAATTTTTTTGGCAAATTCTTTGAAGTTATAACCGACGGTAAGTGTTTTTAATCGCATATAAGAACCATCAGACACAAAGTACGATGATGGACGAATATTGTTGTTTGGATCGTCTAACGACAAACGCGGAACTGATGCACCGGCATTACTTTCGCTCCAGGCATCGGTAGTACGTGCAAATTTGTTGTAAGCCGATGAATTGAAGAAATCGCCCATATAACGTGTCATGTCGTAAATATCGTTCCCGATACTTCCATTAAAGAAAGCCTGTACATCAAAGTTTTTGTAGTTGAACCCAAGATTCAAACCAAAAGTCAAATCCGGGTGTGGGCTTCCAATAAAAGTACGGTCTTCACCATCAAGTACACCATCGCCCGAGACATCCTCAAATTTTAAGTCGCCA harbors:
- a CDS encoding YdcF family protein, with translation MKRIISYSILVFLIFFVLDSCTQESIVSSSSDHSAVSKRAIILQKNFPFLNLVQSHPKIKSLISENESFKLLAKSKQQFLTENLTLENFNLFEVDSIASYFQISDVDMQASSAEWLELSETTLLAKVIDSLRTTNQFFLNNELSDQEFIQKAWQKELNGINHIISVYATGEKPRYPHIDSVSYNVRSDYYKKVLSITALNVLDDLDDILSFYESSLDFALWLLEANERNEAARFEPMELGENAAAVKQVAQTKWEEYPYSVILVPGHGPEEEGVALSPLGMMRCKLAADRYFKGLAPYIILSGGFVHPFQTPFCEAIEMKNELMNRYNIPESALIIEPHARHTTTNFRNAARLIFNYGIPSEKKALCTTTLDQSYYITNKNFDKRCIMELGYVPYKLGERLNRNDVEFYPLPESCMLDCNDPLDP
- a CDS encoding RagB/SusD family nutrient uptake outer membrane protein → MKKIVYILLVSLVLASCSESFLEETPIGELTPEQILTPENIEGTVISAYAVLNGQFDEASNAFNSPASNWNFGDVVSDDAYKGGGGTGDQNQIHLMEIFATDPTVMDIERKWLALYEGIRRANNAIRLLNESKDFDSSLKAQRIAEMQFLRGHYHFEAKKIYGNICWVDETVETKEQFYHVANTDLTSDEQWAKIEADFTAAYNTLPNSQDDPGRPTKMAAKAYLAKCYIFESKWSEAKSAADEVIGSGKYDLEPDFQHVFLPENDNGQEIVFSVQQTINDGSPSNYNGSIGDRLMPPGGPYAAYGFLRPSQNLVNAYRTDENGLPTFDDVDVTDEDYLDPRIDHTLARPGIPYLDLGIYDWTPREATVYGPFSPKKRMISKNSPYFLTVWPYVSALNYYIIRYADVLLWKAEAEIQLGNLDEGRTYINRIRERAKNSQYVQTVDGSEDAANYLINTYDSFANKSEAVEALQMERRLEFAQEGHRFFDLVRWGIAADVMNNYFDTEKLKRSHLTNAYFTAGKNEYQPIPQTQIDLCQGDMQQNPNYD